In the genome of Achromobacter sp. MFA1 R4, the window TCATGCGCCGCAGCGCCCAGCTGCTGGCCGAGGAAGGGTATGTGGTGCTGGTGCCGGACCTGTTCTGGCGCCAGCAGCCCGGCATCCAGCTCACGGACGGCCCCGCGGACATGCCGCGCGCGTTCGAGCTGTACAAGGGCTTTGACGTGGACCTGGGCGTGAAGGACATCGCGGCCACGCTCGCCGCGCTGCGGGCCCTGCCCGAACAGGAAGGCGGCGCGGGCGTACTGGGCTATTGCCTGGGCGGCAAGCTGGCCTATCTGGCGGCGTGCCGAACGGACGCGGACGTGGCGGTGGGCTATTACGGCGTGGGCATCGAGGACAGCCTGGACGAGGCCGCCAGCCTGCGCGGCCGGCTGGTGCTGCACATCGCGGAGCAGGACGGGTTCTGTCCGCCCGAGGCGCGCCAGCGCATCCTGGCGGCGCTGGGCGGCAAGCCGGGCGTGGAACTCTACGTGTATCCAGGCGTGGACCATGCGTTCGCGCGCACGGGCGGCGAACACTACGACAAGCCCTCGGCGCTGATGGCGCACCAGCGCAGCATGGCGGCGCTGCAGCGCACGATCGGGCCGGAATTCGACTATTCCTACCTGTGGGACAAGCACTGCGAATACGAATTCGGCACGCGCGACGTGGCCGCGACCATGGCGACGATGGTGGCCGAGCCCTACGTGAACCACATCCCCACGATGACGGGCGGCGTGGGCCACAAGGAGCTGTCGCGCTTCTACCAGCATCATTTCGTCAACAGCAATCCGCCCGACACGCGGCTGGTGCCGCTGTCGCGCACGGTGGGTGCGACGCAGATCGTCGACGAGCTGCTGTTCTGCTTCACCCACACCACGGAGATCGACTGGATGCTGCCCGGCGTGGCGCCCAC includes:
- a CDS encoding dienelactone hydrolase family protein; this encodes MTDRITTREVTVASHDGKSFGAYLAVPASGRGPGLVLCQEIFGVNDFMRRSAQLLAEEGYVVLVPDLFWRQQPGIQLTDGPADMPRAFELYKGFDVDLGVKDIAATLAALRALPEQEGGAGVLGYCLGGKLAYLAACRTDADVAVGYYGVGIEDSLDEAASLRGRLVLHIAEQDGFCPPEARQRILAALGGKPGVELYVYPGVDHAFARTGGEHYDKPSALMAHQRSMAALQRTIGPEFDYSYLWDKHCEYEFGTRDVAATMATMVAEPYVNHIPTMTGGVGHKELSRFYQHHFVNSNPPDTRLVPLSRTVGATQIVDELLFCFTHTTEIDWMLPGVAPTGNYVEIPLVAIVKFRGDKLYHEHIYWDQASVLVQVGLLDPKGLPTAGRETAAKLLDETLPSNTLMARWKDSENK